Proteins encoded within one genomic window of Humulus lupulus chromosome 1, drHumLupu1.1, whole genome shotgun sequence:
- the LOC133805938 gene encoding probable glucan 1,3-beta-glucosidase A isoform X2: protein MELAFSKWVFTFVLFFSLFFYGAHSVDGLHGNSKVRAVNLGGWLVIEGWIKPSLFDGISNGDMLDGTDVQIKSVTLQKYVSAENGGGMNITVDRDSPSSWETFKATLGGQLTADFPGKPGWDLNAATFQMMIVSNNLHGDYQLANGYGRKEAKRILKKHRNTFITIEDFNFLNRHGINSVRIPVGWWIAYDPDPPAPYIGGTLEALDNAFSWAQSYNIRCIIDLHAAPGSQNGMEHSSSRDGSTNWPASDYISQTMHVIDFLASRYAKHPALLGIELLNEPSAATVPLDTLVSYYKQGYQIVRKYSASAYVIVCQRIGNADPLELYQANIGSHNLVVDLHYYNLFDTFFVNMSSADNIQFIYKSRQAQLQTLNNANGPLIFIGEWVNEWNVTSGSQTDYQDFGKAQLEVYNAASFGWAYWTLKNDRKHWDFEWNIRNNYLQLGKSANKQNFMILILLGLAYTLSYLNQVL from the exons ATGGAACTGGCTTTTAGCAAATGGGTATTCACATTTGTGCTGTTCTTTAGCCTCTTCTTCTATGGAGCACACTCAG TGGATGGATTACATGGGAATTCTAAAGTTAGAGCAGTGAACTTGGGAGGGTGGCTTGTTATTGAAGGTTGGATTAAGCCTTCATTATTTGATGGAATTTCTAATGGAGACATGCTT GACGGAACAGACGTCCAAATCAAGTCGGTAACACTGCAGAAGTACGTGTCTGCCGAGAATGGCGGAGGCATGAATATAACCGTGGACAGAGATTCACCTTCTTCGTGGGAAACCTTCAAG GCTACATTAGGAGGTCAGCTTACAGCAGACTTTCCAGGGAAGCCAGGATGGGACCTTAATGCAGCCACATTTCAAATGATGATCGTTTCGAATAACTTGCATGGAGATTATCAACTTGCTAATGGCTATGGACGTAAGGAGGCTAAACGGATTCTTAAG AAACATAGAAACACTTTTATCACAATAGAAGACTTCAATTTTTTAAATAGACATGGAATTAATTCTGTGAGAATTCCAGTCGGATGGTGGATTGCTTATGATCCTGATCCTCCTGCTCCGTACATTGGTGGAACTTTGGAAGCTCTTGATAATGCATTTTCATGGGCACA ATCTTACAATATAAGATGCATAATTGATCTCCATGCTGCTCCTGGCTCTCAAAATGGGATGGAGCATAGTTCAAGTAGAGATGGTTCAACAAACTGGCCGGCTTCAGATTACATCTCACAAACAATGCATGTTATAGATTTTCTAGCCTCCAG GTATGCAAAACATCCAGCATTGCTGGGAATTGAGCTATTGAATGAACCATCTGCAGCCACAGTTCCATTGGATACTTTAGTTTCGTATTATAAACAAGGCTATCAAATTGTACGAAAATACTCTGCATCAGCGTATGTAATAGTTTGCCAAAGAATTGGAAATGCAGATCCATTGGAACTTTATCAGGCAAATATCGGATCACATAATTTAGTAGTTGATTTGCACTATTACAATCTATTTGATACTTTCTTTGTGAATATGAGTTCTGCGGATAATATACAATTCATATACAAGAGCAGGCAAGCTCAACTACAAACCCTGAACAATGCAAATGGCCCACTTATTTTTATTG GGGAGTGGGTGAACGAGTGGAAtgttacaagtggttctcagacGGATTATCAAGACTTTGGCAAGGCTCAGTTGGAGGTTTATAATGCAGCTTCATTTGGATGGGCTTATTGGACGCTAAAAAATGACAGAAAACACTGGGATTTTGAATGGAACATCAGGAACAACTATCTCCAATTGG GGAAGTCAGCCAACAAACAGAACTTTATGATTCTGATATTGTTAGGACTAGCATATACCCTGTCCTACCTTAATCAAGTCTTGTGA
- the LOC133805938 gene encoding probable glucan 1,3-beta-glucosidase A isoform X1: protein MELAFSKWVFTFVLFFSLFFYGAHSVDGLHGNSKVRAVNLGGWLVIEGWIKPSLFDGISNGDMLDGTDVQIKSVTLQKYVSAENGGGMNITVDRDSPSSWETFKLWRVSASQFQFRTSQGQFLTCNGLGCSVSATAGSPSTSETFDVERNNDRVHIKTTTGAYLQATLGGQLTADFPGKPGWDLNAATFQMMIVSNNLHGDYQLANGYGRKEAKRILKKHRNTFITIEDFNFLNRHGINSVRIPVGWWIAYDPDPPAPYIGGTLEALDNAFSWAQSYNIRCIIDLHAAPGSQNGMEHSSSRDGSTNWPASDYISQTMHVIDFLASRYAKHPALLGIELLNEPSAATVPLDTLVSYYKQGYQIVRKYSASAYVIVCQRIGNADPLELYQANIGSHNLVVDLHYYNLFDTFFVNMSSADNIQFIYKSRQAQLQTLNNANGPLIFIGEWVNEWNVTSGSQTDYQDFGKAQLEVYNAASFGWAYWTLKNDRKHWDFEWNIRNNYLQLGKSANKQNFMILILLGLAYTLSYLNQVL, encoded by the exons ATGGAACTGGCTTTTAGCAAATGGGTATTCACATTTGTGCTGTTCTTTAGCCTCTTCTTCTATGGAGCACACTCAG TGGATGGATTACATGGGAATTCTAAAGTTAGAGCAGTGAACTTGGGAGGGTGGCTTGTTATTGAAGGTTGGATTAAGCCTTCATTATTTGATGGAATTTCTAATGGAGACATGCTT GACGGAACAGACGTCCAAATCAAGTCGGTAACACTGCAGAAGTACGTGTCTGCCGAGAATGGCGGAGGCATGAATATAACCGTGGACAGAGATTCACCTTCTTCGTGGGAAACCTTCAAG CTGTGGAGAGTTTCTGCATCACAGTTTCAGTTCCGGACATCCCAAGGCCAATTTTTGACGTGTAATGGTTTAGGATGCTCTGTTTCTGCAACTGCTGGATCTCCTTCAACTTCAGAAACATTTGACGTTGAAAGGAATAATGATAGGGTTCACATAAAAACAACAACTGGAGCTTACTTGCAG GCTACATTAGGAGGTCAGCTTACAGCAGACTTTCCAGGGAAGCCAGGATGGGACCTTAATGCAGCCACATTTCAAATGATGATCGTTTCGAATAACTTGCATGGAGATTATCAACTTGCTAATGGCTATGGACGTAAGGAGGCTAAACGGATTCTTAAG AAACATAGAAACACTTTTATCACAATAGAAGACTTCAATTTTTTAAATAGACATGGAATTAATTCTGTGAGAATTCCAGTCGGATGGTGGATTGCTTATGATCCTGATCCTCCTGCTCCGTACATTGGTGGAACTTTGGAAGCTCTTGATAATGCATTTTCATGGGCACA ATCTTACAATATAAGATGCATAATTGATCTCCATGCTGCTCCTGGCTCTCAAAATGGGATGGAGCATAGTTCAAGTAGAGATGGTTCAACAAACTGGCCGGCTTCAGATTACATCTCACAAACAATGCATGTTATAGATTTTCTAGCCTCCAG GTATGCAAAACATCCAGCATTGCTGGGAATTGAGCTATTGAATGAACCATCTGCAGCCACAGTTCCATTGGATACTTTAGTTTCGTATTATAAACAAGGCTATCAAATTGTACGAAAATACTCTGCATCAGCGTATGTAATAGTTTGCCAAAGAATTGGAAATGCAGATCCATTGGAACTTTATCAGGCAAATATCGGATCACATAATTTAGTAGTTGATTTGCACTATTACAATCTATTTGATACTTTCTTTGTGAATATGAGTTCTGCGGATAATATACAATTCATATACAAGAGCAGGCAAGCTCAACTACAAACCCTGAACAATGCAAATGGCCCACTTATTTTTATTG GGGAGTGGGTGAACGAGTGGAAtgttacaagtggttctcagacGGATTATCAAGACTTTGGCAAGGCTCAGTTGGAGGTTTATAATGCAGCTTCATTTGGATGGGCTTATTGGACGCTAAAAAATGACAGAAAACACTGGGATTTTGAATGGAACATCAGGAACAACTATCTCCAATTGG GGAAGTCAGCCAACAAACAGAACTTTATGATTCTGATATTGTTAGGACTAGCATATACCCTGTCCTACCTTAATCAAGTCTTGTGA